The region TACCGGCGGGCGTAGCCGACCAGGGCGGTGCGGCCCGATCCGGGCTCCCCCTGCAACAGCAGGGCCCCGCCGCCATCGGTCACTCCGTCGAGCAGGCTCCGGAGCGCTCGACATTCGTCGTCTCGCCCACGCAGCACGGTTAATTGCACTCTCGATGCAGTAACCATGCATGCCAGTGTCACCCATCGGAAACCGAATGGAAAGAGCTGCGCCCTGCTGCCGCGACAGGTTCCGGCGGAGAACCCGCCCGGTCGGCTCCGGCGTCGCTCCGCCGGCGTCAGTCGGCCGCGACCTCGGCCAACAGGGCACCCACCGTCCGGGTCATCACCGCGCGAGCCTGGTCCACGCCGAGCCCGAGGCCGTAGCGCAGCATCGACCAGGCCGGCCACATGCTCGCCGCCACCAGGGCGTTGAGCAGTTGTTCCCGACCGCGACCAGCCTGGGCCAGCTCGGCGGCGAAGAGCTCCTCGACCTCGTCGCGCACCCGGTCGATGTGCTTGAGGCGGTTGCGGTGCAGCTGTTCGGAGACCGGCTCCCGCATCTGTGCGGCCCGCGCCGACGGCGTGATGAGCTGGAGCAGCCGGGCCCGCTGCCGGCAGTACGCGTCGACCCGCTTCGCCAGCGGCAACCCGGTCGGCACCGACCGGAAGGCGGCGTCCTGCTGGCGGAGCACCTCCGCGCCGCTCGCCTCGAAGAGCGTCTCCATGTCCTTGAAGTTGGTCCACAGCGTCCGCAGCGAGATGCCGGCCCGTTCGGCGATGCGTTCCCCCGTCGGGCGCAGGTCACCCTCACCGATGAGCGCGAGATGCGCGTCGACGATGGCCGCACGGGTGCGCTCGGCCCGGGCGGTGCGCCCGTCGACCCGACTCGCTACCTCGACCCCGTCCATCCGCCCCCGCCTCCTCACCGCCACGGCGCCTCCTGACGCACCGCCGAGTCTAGACAGGCGGTGATCAGCGGCTCCGGGCCGACCGTCGGCACCGTCATCCGGCCCCACCGGCCAGCGAGACGCCGCCGTCACAGACGATCGTCCGCCCGGTCATCCAGGCGGCGTCGGCGGAGGCCAGGAAGGCGACCGCGCCCGCCACGTCCGGCGGCAGGCCGAGACGCCCGAGCGGGTACCGCGCCGCGACGTCGTCCTCGCGGCCCTCGTAGAGCGCGGCGGCGAAGCGGGTCTTCACCACGCCGGGCGCGACCGCGTTGACCCGCACGGCCGGCCCCAACTCCACGGCGAGGCTGGCGGTGAGGTGGTTGAGCGCGGCCTTGCTCACCCCGTAGAAGGCGATGCCGGGCGCCGGTGCGAGACCGGCGATCGACGAGATGTTGACGATGCCGCCGCCCCGCTCGGTCATGCCGGAGGCACACACCTCCTGTGTCCAGCCGAGCGTGGCGACCACGTTCACGTCGAGGATCTTGCGGGCGGCGGCCGGGTCCAGCCCGAGCAGCGGCCCGTGCACCGGGTTGATCCCGGTGTTGTTGACCAGCAGGTCCACCGGCCCGAACGCCTCACTGACCTGGCGCACCGCACGGGCGCGGTGTTCGGGGTCGTCGGACCGGCCGGGCACCGCCACTGCGTACGCCGGACCGCCCAGGGCGGTGACCGCCTCGGCGAGCGCCTCGGGGTGTCGGGCGGTCAGCCCGACCCGGGCGCCTTCGGCGACGAGGCGTTGGGCGATGGCCAGGCCGATGCCGCGGCTCGCGCCGGTGACGATGGCGACACGGTCCACAAGGCGAGCCGAATATGCATTCACAGTGCAGATAGTAGGAGGACGAATCGGTGGTGGTCAACGCCCCGGACGATCGGTCGGAAGGAGTGGGCACAGCCGTCCGACCGGGCACGGTCACACGCGACCACGCCCGGTCGGACGGCTGCTGTCCGGGTCGTCAGGAGCCGGTCGGCACCCCGTTCGCCGGCGGCGCGGCCGGCGTGGCGGTGTACTCGTTGACCGCCCCGTCCGCCTCGTCGGTCTCGTACGCCGGCCCGAAGTAGGTCTGCACTCCCCCGCTCACCCGGCTCAGCCGCTGACCGCCGTAGCCGCTGTGGTCCTTCTCGGAGAAGCGCAGCGGCACCAGCCCGGGGCCCTGGAAGCCGCCCTTCTGCACGGCGTCGATGACCTTCTCCCGGGTGAGGTCCTTGCCGGCGGCGAGCAACGTCTGCACGAAGAGGTAGCCGACCGACATGCCGTAGACGGTGTTGCCGTCGAACGGGGCGTCCCCGTTGTGCTCCTTGTTGACCTTCGTGAAGAGCTGGATCCACGGGTTGGCGGTGTCGTTCTGCATCGGCAGGTAGTTGGTGCCGACCATGCCCTCCAGCAGCGGTGCGGCCTCGCCGAGCTGCTTGGCCAGGGTCGGATGGTCGGCGCCGACGTTGGAGACCAGCCACTGCGGCTTGAAGCCCAGCCGTGCCGCGGTGCCGACGGAAAGCGCGGTGAAGCCGGGCACGGTGGCGAGCACGACGACCTGGCACCCGGCCGCCTTGAACGCGCCGATCTGCGGCGCGACGTTGGTGTTGCTGGTGACGTACGTCTGCTTCACCGCCACGGCACCCGCGCCGAGCACCTTCTCCACACCGGCCAGGCTGTCCCGGCCGAAGTCGTCGTCCTGACCGAGGAAGCACACCTTCTGCCCGGCGAGGTTCGTCTTCGCGTAGTTGGCGAGGATCTTGCCCTCGACCGTGTAGTCCGGGTTGAACCCGAACGTGCCGGGATACTTGTCCGGCTGGTCCCAGCTGCGGCTGCCGGAGGCGACGAACAGGTCGGGCACCCGGTTGCTCTTGAGGAAGTCGAGCACGCCGGTGTGTGTCGGCGTCCCGAGGCCGTTGAGGATGGCGAAGACCTTGTCCTGCAGGACGAGCTGACGGACCACCTGCTGGGTGTTCGCCGGGTTGTAGCCGTCGTCCATGATCTTGTAGGTGATCTTCCGGCCGTGCACACCGCCGTTGGCGTTCACGTAGTCGAAGTACGCCTTCGTCGCCGGGGCGATCTTCGAGTAGCCGGCCGAGGCCGGACCGGTGAGCGGCATGTGGGTGCCGACGACGACCTCGGTGTCGGTGACGCCCGGCACCGACGCTCCGCCGGGACCGGAGCCGTCGTCACCGCTACAACCAGCGGCGGCGGCCAACAGGGCGATGGTGCTGGCGATCGCGAGACCACGTTGTGCCAAACGGTGCATGGAGAACACCGACCTTTCTCGGTCCGGTTTGCGGGAACGGTGTGGGTGGTGGGGTGCCCGGCCGGGGCCGGGCTGGAGAACAGCTCAGGAACGCCGGGCCCGCAGGCGCCGACCAAGACGGGACAACAGCCCCTGCACGCCGCCGGGTGCGGCGATCATGACGACGATCAGGGTGAGACCGAAGATCGCCAGCGGGAGGTTGCCCTCCAGCCGCTGCGCCACCGCGGGCGAGAGCGTGAGCAACTCCGTCACGGAGTGGGTGAGGTCGGGCAGGGCCACCAGCAGGACGGCCCCCCACAACGCGCCGGTGAGCCGGCCCAGACCGCCGATCACCACGGCCATCAGCAGAAACAGCGACAGGGTCAGCGAGAACGCCCCCGGGGAGACGCTCTGCGCGAGGACCGCCAGCAACGCCCCGCCGAGCCCGGCGGTGGCGGCACTGACCACGAACGCGAGGACCTGGGTGCGGGCCACGTGGATGCCGGCGAGACGGGCTGCCACCTCGTCGTCCCGGACCGCCCGGAAGGTCCGCCCGTACCGGCTGCGGATGAGATTGGCCAGCAGCAACAGGGCGAGCAGGGTCGCCGCCCCGGTGAGCCAGAGCTGCCACCGCTCATAGGGGAAGTACGGGCCGAGCGCCAGCGGTGGCGGCTCCACCGGCACGGACAGCCCCTGCTCCCCGTTGAACACACCGTCGAAGGTGACCGCCAACGCCGGCACGACGATGGCCACCGCGAGGGTCACCCCGGCCAGGTAGGGGCCCCGCAGCCGGGCCGCGGCCACACCGACCACCGCGCCGACCGCGACAGTGCTGACGATCGCCGCGACCAACGAGAGCGGCAACAGCCAGCCGCCGGTCATCCCCCGGTCGGCGAACGCGTTCTGACACAGCGCCACGGTGTACGCGCCGGTGGCCATCAACGCCCCGTGCCCGAGCGACAGTTGACCGTTCAGGCCGGTGAGGACGGTCAGCCCGGCGGTCGCGCAGAGGTAGGCCGCCACGGTGGCGAGCTGGAAGTTCCGGAACGGCTCCACGGCGTAGCTGACCCCCACCAGCACCAACCCGACGGCGAGCACCACCGCGAGGTGGCGCAGCAGGGTCGAGCCACGTCGCCGGTCGACGGGTCGGCCCTTGTCGACGAGCTGCTGTTTCGGCGGCATTGCCGCCCTCGTGGCGCTCACACCCGCCTCGCCGCGACCGGGGCGAACAACCCGCCGGGCCGGACCAGCAGCACCGCCAACAGCAGGACCAGCACCGCGAGCGGAGTGAGATCACTGCCGGCGTAGCCGCTCACGTAGGAGAGCAGCAGACCCACCACCAGACCGCCGACCACCGCGCCCGGAGGGCTGTCCAACCCGCCCACCACCGCCGCCGTGAACGCCGAGACGAACACCAGGTCCATCGCGTGCGGGTGCAGGCCCAACTCGGTCGGGATGACCAGCATGGCGGCCAGTGCGCCCACCCCGGACGCCAGCGCCCACCCGAGGGTCAGCATGCCACCGACGTTGACCCCGAGCAGCCGGGACACCTCGGGCGCGAAGGCCGCCGCGCGCATCCGCAACCCCACCGGGGTACGCGCGAACATCCAGGCGAGGCCGCTGACCACCACCCCGATCGCGGCGAAGACGAACAGGTCGTACGGCGACAGCACCGCGA is a window of Micromonospora sp. WMMD961 DNA encoding:
- a CDS encoding SDR family oxidoreductase, translated to MDRVAIVTGASRGIGLAIAQRLVAEGARVGLTARHPEALAEAVTALGGPAYAVAVPGRSDDPEHRARAVRQVSEAFGPVDLLVNNTGINPVHGPLLGLDPAAARKILDVNVVATLGWTQEVCASGMTERGGGIVNISSIAGLAPAPGIAFYGVSKAALNHLTASLAVELGPAVRVNAVAPGVVKTRFAAALYEGREDDVAARYPLGRLGLPPDVAGAVAFLASADAAWMTGRTIVCDGGVSLAGGAG
- a CDS encoding ABC transporter substrate-binding protein translates to MHRLAQRGLAIASTIALLAAAAGCSGDDGSGPGGASVPGVTDTEVVVGTHMPLTGPASAGYSKIAPATKAYFDYVNANGGVHGRKITYKIMDDGYNPANTQQVVRQLVLQDKVFAILNGLGTPTHTGVLDFLKSNRVPDLFVASGSRSWDQPDKYPGTFGFNPDYTVEGKILANYAKTNLAGQKVCFLGQDDDFGRDSLAGVEKVLGAGAVAVKQTYVTSNTNVAPQIGAFKAAGCQVVVLATVPGFTALSVGTAARLGFKPQWLVSNVGADHPTLAKQLGEAAPLLEGMVGTNYLPMQNDTANPWIQLFTKVNKEHNGDAPFDGNTVYGMSVGYLFVQTLLAAGKDLTREKVIDAVQKGGFQGPGLVPLRFSEKDHSGYGGQRLSRVSGGVQTYFGPAYETDEADGAVNEYTATPAAPPANGVPTGS
- a CDS encoding branched-chain amino acid ABC transporter permease, producing MPPKQQLVDKGRPVDRRRGSTLLRHLAVVLAVGLVLVGVSYAVEPFRNFQLATVAAYLCATAGLTVLTGLNGQLSLGHGALMATGAYTVALCQNAFADRGMTGGWLLPLSLVAAIVSTVAVGAVVGVAAARLRGPYLAGVTLAVAIVVPALAVTFDGVFNGEQGLSVPVEPPPLALGPYFPYERWQLWLTGAATLLALLLLANLIRSRYGRTFRAVRDDEVAARLAGIHVARTQVLAFVVSAATAGLGGALLAVLAQSVSPGAFSLTLSLFLLMAVVIGGLGRLTGALWGAVLLVALPDLTHSVTELLTLSPAVAQRLEGNLPLAIFGLTLIVVMIAAPGGVQGLLSRLGRRLRARRS
- a CDS encoding TetR/AcrR family transcriptional regulator — encoded protein: MDGVEVASRVDGRTARAERTRAAIVDAHLALIGEGDLRPTGERIAERAGISLRTLWTNFKDMETLFEASGAEVLRQQDAAFRSVPTGLPLAKRVDAYCRQRARLLQLITPSARAAQMREPVSEQLHRNRLKHIDRVRDEVEELFAAELAQAGRGREQLLNALVAASMWPAWSMLRYGLGLGVDQARAVMTRTVGALLAEVAAD
- a CDS encoding branched-chain amino acid ABC transporter permease, translated to MDRFVFLTVDGLSRGAVYAAFALALVLIWRAARVVNFAQGAMAVAAAYVAYTVAAATGSYWLGFVVAIVAGLLLGALVDRVVMRHVDHASPLNPVIVALGLVLLIQAVLGMVYGNEFRPAEAPFSRSALSVGGVAVLSPYDLFVFAAIGVVVSGLAWMFARTPVGLRMRAAAFAPEVSRLLGVNVGGMLTLGWALASGVGALAAMLVIPTELGLHPHAMDLVFVSAFTAAVVGGLDSPPGAVVGGLVVGLLLSYVSGYAGSDLTPLAVLVLLLAVLLVRPGGLFAPVAARRV